DNA sequence from the Pedobacter schmidteae genome:
GCGGTCGTGCCGGGCCAGCTTACGCTTACTCCTCTAAACTCGCTGAAGTTTTGCAAAAAAAGTTTGGGGTACAAATTCTTTATCATGGCGCTCCGGGCAAGCCTCCATATGGTTTCTCTGTTCTTGATCATTCTGAAAAGATGGTTTTGAAGGGGAAAGAACTGATGGATATCCGAGAATTACTTATACCTAAAGTAGACTTGGAAATTCAAAACTATCCAACTGATACACTTGATATGGAAGCCCTGAAAGTTTCCATACCGGATGCGGCGCCAGATGATTATAAGTTAGTTATTGCCGGTGTACATACTGGTGAAAACTATACTCCAGAGCGGGATGTGACCTCTGAAAAAGAAGATTTCCACCTTTCAGCAATAAAAGGTTTCAGCCTGGATATTGCCGATGATGTGGATGATGAGCAAATTCTTGGGCCTACACGTAGGCGTAAACGCAAAGCCCGCACCAATACCCGATAATTTTTTATACAATTTAATTGCTTATTATGGTCATTCTGATTGGCAACCAAAAAGGTGGAGCCGGAAAAAGTACGCTGACGCTATTGTTGGCGAATTACCTCAGTCTGGTACGCAAACAACGATTAACCGTACTGGATATGGATTATCAGCAAAGTATCGTCACCAAGTATGAAAAAGCTAAGGTGCTGGAGAATCCGGAAACTTACGAGGTGATCCCCTGCGACCTGAAACATTTTCCAATTCTGTTGGAGGCGATCAAACGGAAGGTAGGTGAATTGCTGTTGATTGATCTTCCCGGAAAGATGGATGATGATGGGCTGATCCCGGTTTTTCTATCGGCTGATCTAATTCTGTGCCCATTTAATTACGATGAGTTCTCTGTAGACTCTACCTTACTTTTCGCGATGGTCACCCAGCGCATTAATAACCATGCACCGCTGCTGTTTATACCCAACCGCATTAAAACAACAGTACGTTATGAAACCAGGGAGCAGGTAGATCAGGTACTTACCCGGTTTGGAAAAGTCTGTCCCAGTATTGCCGACCGGGTGGATTTCCAGCGGATAAGCACCTTTGAGACACCAGCGATTATACTGCCAGTGGTTTTGCCTCTTTTAGAGCTGTTGTACGAAAGCTACATTGTTAAAGGAGTTTCCCTATGAGCGAACAGATCAAAAGTCTGGCGGATGAGATTCGTGAAAAACTGCGTGGCGAGCAAGTTCCTGCTCAGGGAGGTTTGGATACTAAAGGAGAATTAGCGCCAAAAGAAAATACACCTCTAGTTAAGGTAACTGTGGATCCTCTTGCTTCCCTATCCGGGCAGACATCTTCTCCAGCCCCAGCTTATACCGAAGCACAGGTCGCTAAATTCTTTCAGCAACTGGAGGCTTTTCCTTATCATGGAGAGCAAAAGAGCATGATCCGAGTTGATGCTCGGACAATGAAGCTCTTGCGGCACCTAAAGCTGGTGCGAGGCATAGAGATGAACAAAGTAATCGTATTTGCACTACACCAATTGCTGGCCAGGCATTCCTGGCTGGTCAGCTACATTCAAGATTCACTTAAAGACCCTGATTTATGACATGGACTACTTTTGGGTTATGGCTCAGCCTCGCTTATTTGGCCTGGTATGGACTTAACCTTGCTTTTGATATGTTGATTTCCTCGAAGTCTGCCGACTCCGGTGAGCATCAGCAAGAACTTTTTTTTGAGGAAGCCTCAGCGCCAGAACTGGTCGCCTATCTGGCCGATTCTCCTGCCGAAGATCTTCCATCATTAGGTGGTACTGAAATTCAGCCTAAAGCCAGCTTGCTGAAGACTGGTCTGGTACAGGCTACCGGAGCTTTGAGTATCGCTGAGTTGCTGATCCGCGCGAAGGATGAGCTGATTGAGCATACACGGGCGATCCCTTATTAATTTTATGTGTTTCAAAATTTTAAAGACAGTTCCGGCTGTCTTTTTTTTTGCCCTGTTTTATTCTGCTGTGCCGCTACAGGCACAGCCAGGAATCGCTGAATTCTACAGCGCAGGGAATGAAGTCCATCGCTGGTATTTCAGCTTTTCTGACCTGGTGCTGGTGATGGCCGCCATCGCCGGAATGTTTGGCGGACTTCGAGTTTTTGCTAATTGGCAAAGCGGTGTAAGACATATGGACGCCCAGGTGATGGGCTGGTTCTTTTCCTGCCTGTTTTTGCTGCTGATGGCCATTTTCCTCCGAGCCTTGTTCGGGCTCAGTTAATCTATTTTTTATTCTTAATTCTTCTTTATGCGATTATTTCGTAAAAGTGCACTGCCGTTTTTGGCTGTATTTATGGCAGCGACCAATTCCTTACGTGCTCAGGGTGGTGGCGTGACCGGGATCAATGCGGCGACCTCCTCTTTAGGTACCTATGTTGACCCGGTTTCTTTTCTGATCCTGGCCATTGGCGCTGTGGTGGGACTGATCGGGGGTGTCCGCGTGTACATCAAATGGAATAATGGTGACCAGGACATCAACAAGGACATCATGGGTTGGGGCGGTTCCTGTCTGTTCTTAGTACTGGTTTCTGTGGTGATCAAAGCTTTTTTCGGCGTTTAAATGATCAGGTATTCAATTTATAAGGGGCTCCAAAAGCCCCTTATCTATCGCGGCTTTCGTGGCAAATTTATAGCCTGGGGCATAGGCTCCCTGATCATTGGGCTGGTCTCAGGTGGTATAATCGGTGCTCTTACGAGTATGTACTTAGGTGGTTTTTTTACCATTTTGAATGCTTCTGGGGGCATGTTTTATACCTTCCACCGGCAAAAAGCTGGACTTTATAACAGGACACGGCACAGGGGCGTAATGATCCATCCAATCCCTTTTCAGAAATCTTATGCAAACTTATCAGCAACCTAAAAAGCCCTTTCAAGTGCCCTATGCAGGAATAGATGTATTCCAGGGCAAGGCAATATTGCTGGGTGAAGGTGGCGAAAGTTCGGTGATTTTTCACATCCAGAATCCGGTGATGCAATACGGAGCTGATGCCCAGCCCTATTTCACCTACCAGCAGATATTGCTGAACGTTATCAAAATCCTGGGTGAGGGGTATATTCTGCAAAAGCAGGATGTATTTTTCCGCCAGGGTTTTCGCCCCCGTCCGGCTACCACATTTTTACAGCAGAAGTACAACGAACATTTTTCGGGTCGGATGCATGCTTGTATTGACACTTACCTGGTGCTGACCAGGCAAGTTAAAAAAGGTGCATTTTATGTATATAGCGAAAAAGTTTTGTTGGAATTTATACAACATACCGAGAAGGTTATGGATCTGCTATCCGGAGCTGGTTTATTTCCGGTCTTGCTTGATGAACCGCAAATCCAAGATTACGTGACCAGAATCCTCTGTATGGACTTTTCTTCTGATCACCCGGTCATGGACAATCTGCTTTGTGGGGATCAGCAGCTAGGTATGGGAGCTCGTGCCATTCGGAGTATCTCCCTGATCAATACCGATGTGATGGATCTTCCTGAAGAGATCGGGCCGTACAGTGAGCGTCAGGAATCGGCTGCGCTTAAGGGCTTTCCCGTAGACAATCTTTTTTTCCTGCATAAGGTACCTGACTATCATTGTATGGTGTACAACCAGGTATTGGAAATACCAGCGCAGCAGGTGATTTTAAATAAACTGGAACTCAAGCGCAAGCGGCACAGTGGGGTGCCGGATCCGGCTAACCTGGTTTGCGTTCAGGATATTGACCGACTGATGGAAAATGTGGCGCGGGACAACCAATTGTTAGTTCAGGCGCATTTTAATATTCTGGTCTGCACGGATCAGGATAAAATCTCCAGGGCCTGCAATTTCGTGGAATCGGCCTTGTTCCAGCAGGGCATTCTGCCAAGTAAACAGAGTTATAACCAGATGGAACTATTCCGGACCGTACTTCCTGGCAATGGTGTAGAACTCAGGGTTTATGACTGGTTCCTCACTACAGCCGATGCGGCACTTTGTTTCTTTTTTAAGGAGAACCTGCAACAGGACGAAGATTCGGACTTCCTGATCCGCTTTACCAATCGGGAGGGTATTCCCATATCCATCGATCCATGTGATTTGCCAATGCGCAGCAATCGGATAAACAACCGAAATAAGCTGATCTGCGGCCCGTCGGGATCAGGAAAGTCGGTTTGTGTCAATGCCATTGTGGAGCAGTATTTATTATACAATATGGATGTAGTGATCGTGGATGTCGGTCATTCCTATTCCGGCTTGAACGCATTTCTCGGGGCACGGTACATTACCTATAAGGAGGAAAAGCCGATCACAATGAACCCATTTCTAATCGGCGAAGGGGAATACAATATTGAAATGAAAGATTTCCTGATCACCCTGATTTCACTGCTTTGGAAAGGTGCCGAAGGGCAGATCTCGGCTGTAGAGCGGGATGTGATCGCACAGGTAATTTCCAGTTACTATGCCGCTTATTTCTCTCCGTTGGGTTATCGGGATGAAGAAAGCTGCGTGATCGAACTGAGCTTTAATGCATTTTATGAGTTTGCGCTTGGTAGGATCCCTGAAATTAAGGAACAGGAAAGAATCCTGTTTGACCTGGATGAGTTTCGCTTTGTGTTGAAAAAGTTTTACAGGGGTGGAGAATATGATACGATCCTAAATGAAACTGCAGATGCCTCTCTTTTTTCAGAGCAGTTTATTGTGTTTGAAATCGATTCTGTGCAAAACAACAAGATTCTTTTTCCCATCATCACGCTCATTATAATGAATTTGTTTATTCAGAAGATGCGCTTCCGCTCGCATCAGCGCAAAGCTTTGATTCTGGAAGAATGTTGGAAGGCTATTGGAAGCCCGCTGATGGCCAGTTTTTTACTCTATTTGAATAAAACAGT
Encoded proteins:
- a CDS encoding ParA family protein, which codes for MVILIGNQKGGAGKSTLTLLLANYLSLVRKQRLTVLDMDYQQSIVTKYEKAKVLENPETYEVIPCDLKHFPILLEAIKRKVGELLLIDLPGKMDDDGLIPVFLSADLILCPFNYDEFSVDSTLLFAMVTQRINNHAPLLFIPNRIKTTVRYETREQVDQVLTRFGKVCPSIADRVDFQRISTFETPAIILPVVLPLLELLYESYIVKGVSL
- a CDS encoding DUF4134 family protein, which translates into the protein MCFKILKTVPAVFFFALFYSAVPLQAQPGIAEFYSAGNEVHRWYFSFSDLVLVMAAIAGMFGGLRVFANWQSGVRHMDAQVMGWFFSCLFLLLMAIFLRALFGLS
- a CDS encoding DUF4134 domain-containing protein, with the protein product MRLFRKSALPFLAVFMAATNSLRAQGGGVTGINAATSSLGTYVDPVSFLILAIGAVVGLIGGVRVYIKWNNGDQDINKDIMGWGGSCLFLVLVSVVIKAFFGV
- a CDS encoding TraG family conjugative transposon ATPase, producing MQTYQQPKKPFQVPYAGIDVFQGKAILLGEGGESSVIFHIQNPVMQYGADAQPYFTYQQILLNVIKILGEGYILQKQDVFFRQGFRPRPATTFLQQKYNEHFSGRMHACIDTYLVLTRQVKKGAFYVYSEKVLLEFIQHTEKVMDLLSGAGLFPVLLDEPQIQDYVTRILCMDFSSDHPVMDNLLCGDQQLGMGARAIRSISLINTDVMDLPEEIGPYSERQESAALKGFPVDNLFFLHKVPDYHCMVYNQVLEIPAQQVILNKLELKRKRHSGVPDPANLVCVQDIDRLMENVARDNQLLVQAHFNILVCTDQDKISRACNFVESALFQQGILPSKQSYNQMELFRTVLPGNGVELRVYDWFLTTADAALCFFFKENLQQDEDSDFLIRFTNREGIPISIDPCDLPMRSNRINNRNKLICGPSGSGKSVCVNAIVEQYLLYNMDVVIVDVGHSYSGLNAFLGARYITYKEEKPITMNPFLIGEGEYNIEMKDFLITLISLLWKGAEGQISAVERDVIAQVISSYYAAYFSPLGYRDEESCVIELSFNAFYEFALGRIPEIKEQERILFDLDEFRFVLKKFYRGGEYDTILNETADASLFSEQFIVFEIDSVQNNKILFPIITLIIMNLFIQKMRFRSHQRKALILEECWKAIGSPLMASFLLYLNKTVRKFWGEVIEVTQSLSDVLGNPILKECIISESDTVILLDQNKFKDNYREIARLLSLTEAEQKKIFTINKLENQEGRGRFKEVYIKRGSVGEVYGIELSIYQYLVYTTEKPEKNAVETYVRHFGNYPNALDAFVSHLNSSALSLPAFVSGVNKSGIYPFSN